Proteins from a genomic interval of Euleptes europaea isolate rEulEur1 chromosome 18, rEulEur1.hap1, whole genome shotgun sequence:
- the AGFG2 gene encoding arf-GAP domain and FG repeat-containing protein 2, whose amino-acid sequence MAAAGSGARKPGSPRDSEAEVWSRRVRELVGSQPANRLCFECGQRGVTYVDITIGSFVCTGCSGALRGLNPPHRVKSISMTTFTESEVQFLQSRGNQACRKIWLGSFDSRTSLLPDSQDPQKLKEFLQEKYEKKRWYVTPEQSKGLASLATQSSTTEVKTLLGDSGPVATAVKPAQSVDKTQPQGPQPLKKASMDLLADIGGDPFAAPQSGPAFTAFPAFGGQVSAHATFTSFDAFGGSPAASAFGDPLSSSQSPFQSQQMAAGGTHMGGFPASPASQPGVSIPEMSGAFRVGGVPSSVFGALSQSPLLPPPSPAAAYGACTNPFATSAISQPTLPSTNPFQTNGLAPGTFMVGSPGSFSASPLSGIFASPLQQQQQFHPQALVGQQQNGGSPFGAFPITKAGQRPLGQPAGISTNPFVTPMTTAPPVPFVLGKHPPTNPFL is encoded by the exons ATGGCGGCCGCCGGGTCGGGTGCGCGGAAGCCCGGCTCCCCGCGGGACTCGGAGGCGGAGGTCTGGTCCCGCCGCGTGAGGGAGCTCGTCGGCTCCCAGCCCGCCAACCGGCTCTGCTTCGAGTGCGGCCAGCGCGGCGTCACCTACGTCGACATCACCATCGGCAGCTTCGTCTGCACCGGCTGCTCGGGGGCGCT CCGTGGCTTGAATCCCCCTCACCGAGTCAAATCTATCTCCATGACAACCTTCACCGAGAGTGAGGTACAGTTCCTCCAGTCCCGTGGGAACCAG gcCTGTCGAAAGATCTGGCTGGGCTCTTTCGACTCGCGGACGTCTCTGCTTCCGGATTCCCAGGACCCTCAGAAGCTGAAGGAGTTTCTGCAGGAGAAATATGAGAAGAAGCGATG GTACGTCACGCCGGAGCAAAGCAAAGGCTTAGCTTCTCTGGCTACCCAGAGCTCCACCACAGAGGTTAAGACGCTGCTGGGGGATTCGGGGCCAGTGGCTACAGCAGTCAAGCCTGCCCAG TCTGTGGACAAGACCCAACCGCAAGGCCCTCAGCCActtaagaaagccagcatggacCTCCTCGCCGACattgggggagacccctttgctGCCCCTCAGTCTGGACCGGCTTTTACCGCCTTCCCTGCCTTTGGGG GCCAGGTTTCAGCCCACGCCACTTTCACCAGTTTTGATGCCTTTGGCGGAAGCCCTGCAGCGTCAGCCTTTGGAGACCCGTTATCCTCCAGCCAGAGCCCTTTCCAGAGCCAGCAGATGGCAGCAG GGGGCACCCACATGGGCGGATTCCCTGCATCTCCTGCCAGCCAGCCCGGAGTGAGCATTCCAGAAATGAGTGGAGCTTTCAGAGTGGGAGGAGTCCCAAGCAG TGTCTTCGGTGCCCTGAGCCAGTCACCACTTCTGCCTCCACCCAGCCCAGCTGCAGCCTACGGGG CCTGCACCAACCCCTTCGCGACATCTGCCATCTCCCAGCCCACACTACCTTCAACTAACCCTTTCCAAACCAACGGCTTGGCCCCAG GCACCTTCATGGTGGGGTCCCCCGGCAGCTTCTCCGCCTCCCCCCTTTCTGGCATCTTTGCTtctcccttgcagcagcagcaacagtttCACCCACAGGCATTGGTGGGGCAACAGCAGAATGGTG gTTCCCCCTTCGGTGCATTTCCTATAACCAAAGCTGGACAGAGGCCCCTCGGACAGCCAGCGGGCATTTCAACCAACCCATTTGTG ACACCGATGACCACGGCGCCACCCGTCCCCTTCGTTCTGGGAAAGCACCCTCCCACGAATCCTTTCTTATAG